Proteins found in one Takifugu rubripes chromosome 15, fTakRub1.2, whole genome shotgun sequence genomic segment:
- the LOC101079333 gene encoding peripheral-type benzodiazepine receptor-associated protein 1-like isoform X13 has protein sequence MDNPLALFSKNLCQGQAASERELERLHADLNAENNWTQQGFVHLSAELRRLREKAEYEHQRAVKELAARQKCQKDRVFQSCSHEVAADSAGYWSLCLCGSKTYAKLEQLLEILNKKIAGEQPVYKLYNMQGFELEKAIFLCHLLKANRILLQERRRVGRSIHNVTSFSRKLQHKESLNSCLTGLLQTCSRGHLQRLHSGSHLPKKQSNHNQQEWPVGEDPCLPATALDTCWISSLKICHPPNVPHAGWSNQPPNCTELHRSEEFPSPRCTDRNMEWAEGVMHDLCSRLEQPEPPSAPTGMGSYQEDEAVQHLQQELKKSEDDKQRGISDVDGAATNTSALLLGKQHHCLYANLNGFEMEDKQKNGTEYGFLVCQNDELLRALDELERTCTTLREENGLLRKSCAPEMEEKVKRLRRKNTELAVLAKRLEERARKLQEANLKVVNSPSLMKPGSVEQYKRAFARQRARDLAQHADTLLSKDKEIGALQQQCRELEAQVGTRMGSSVSSGRVEFERLLRESQREVLRLQRQLSVTSSRQQESHSPNPDQLHTCGVAEVEGDEKVTGKPPVVVLDEAPSKCEKTPGEEEESREQVTPHPGLSPVPFPQEQQREEHHLKSVESELSSKRKECENLEHEVKKRQKRCLDLESQLKDECSKNEQLEEQTDLLRTKAELLDQTQTENEELREDLSKVTAQHNSVLEENERLRAKLENLEQVLKHMREVAERRQQLELEHEQALAILKFKQDEIKRLQRAQLFAKREHEGVVQMLESTLDCMQSKVRDLEEKCRIQSEQFGLLSQELENFRLQASKVDLTGSILLNNPSFSVLTNGVGLTTERDCTADLFDMVSLGEIAFWSLEGGDTLSCPEDVAAALRMGATPHAAGLSRLERSPVTKHRDLPTISISKPGSTSSKSETKNVSLHKSSSTHEGDTASEVEELDVDIAPAPYTPSRGAAKLQVFIARYSYNPYDGPNDNPELELPLTAGEYIYVYGDMDDDGFYEGELMDGRRGLVPSNFVERVSDDDVMNAHPGTGDMSHNSLLDSSLHSASHQHHLQMGASASERTEASAASGPTSAPLDSASALAVLAPLTNGLDLDLEEVGVDTVPYPRPPDAPLDVQLEHGPSPGIAVISWLPVTIDAGGTSNGVRVTGYTIYADKRKVLEVSSPTAGSALLGPSQIQSLHAAQELTVRTMSAHGESCDSFPVSVRSKLATITAGPPVVPPVASSSIGSNKLPMPSSNGNATAKLSMLPCSLPSDIQTCGLTVEPAVNHPHALHSENLHSSASYVKAWANPSSSAILAVCEATLPVSVTLPITSAPLPAIVPAAAPEPSASLTQSSVTPSAAVLEQSRDTDSPGTICPFPSITEFIEDPCAKLGTPEPILTPPKAPTFDLLNLQDTNLLGPPPTLSLESEVDEEIQSTRLVSIEEFLRQDQEPYARTQQTYSRAHMEPLSDYHADNSRSDLSDILEEEEEGDLYSDHLSEKQGRGYTVGANRTPRSGLADRDEEVMEKILTLPPQVCSNKQLFSIPEVTEEEDSSLEEYLSHQSQSHSRPRDLEHLLYTPQHYPNHHTNCPPQNPQFNRDPRSLTKEPSLTHKRILVRPKIQHRVHYTDMVDTLNFTEEEDMSLYEGPTSRRVSPCCPPQPNRNSKERVLIRGLGDRLRREAMLRSQMAVTAATNPGYGLTLPRPCPVSKTVKSSIIRGVEIDVEYGTDDNEEPVECGPREVVVDHMSSEWWGEGAEKEHCTSPQRRVQKADPLDLSQIHPAEAGPSWGTEAAFTSKPLCSQARQLGGGVKSPKIRIFVALFSYEPATMSPNPDAAEEELPFSEGQIIKVHGEKDPDGFYRGECCGHLGFVPCNMVSEIQVEDEEMRQQLLQQGFLSMSASMDKIGTRTHAQTPRRPVPPPKPRRSKKVESAALWEESVDSSSQDPSQFATNPTTSRNPASGASRMVAIFDYDPRESSPNTDIEAELTFSAGDVIQVFGDMDEDGFFYGDLNGHKGLVPSNFLQALPEDLPAEQVSAQPAPEPKRESQTTSSELQDLGFPALEETLPSQVESNKQTDPEAEVEIPTLDALIDPGPGASLAVCSLSPSPRLTQTDCSSQGKKKRSFFSKGKKLLRKLGSSKKD, from the exons ATGGATAACCCTCTGGCACTATTCTCCAAAAACCTATGCCAGGGCCAGGCAGCCAGTGAacgagagctggagaggctgcacGCTGATTTGAATGCAGAGAACAATTGGACACAGCAGGGCTTTGTCCACCTCTCTGCGGAGCTCAGACGACTGCGAGAAAAGGCAGAGTATGAACACCAGAGAGCTGTAAAGGAGCTGGCAGCCAGGCAAAAGTGCCAGAAGGACAGGGTTTTTCAGAGTTGCTCACATGAGGTGGCTGCAGACTCTGCAGGTTACTGGTCATTGTGCTTGTGTGGTAGCAAGACATATGCAAAGCTGGAACAGTTGCTGGAGATACTCAATAAGAAGATAGCTGGTGAGCAGCCAGTCTATAAACTTTATAACATGCAGGGATTTGAACTGGAAAAAGCAATATTTCTCTGCCACCTGCTCAAAGCCAATAGAATATTATTACAGGAAAGACGGAGAGTGGGGCGCTCCATCCACAATGTGACAAGTTTCTCAAGAAAGCTGCAACACAAAGAGAGCCTCAACTCCTGTCTGACAGGGCTGCTACAAACCTGCTCCAGGGGCCATCTGCAGAGACTTCACAGTGGTTCACACTTGCCAAAGAAGCAAAGCAATCACAATCAGCAGGAGTGGCCTGTAGGCGAGGACCCCTGCCTTCCTGCCACAGCCTTGGACACCTGTTGGATTAGCTCTCTAAAAATTTGTCACCCACCAAACGTCCCCCATGCTGGCTGGAGCAACCAGCCTCCCAACTGCACCGAGCTCCACAGGTCAGAAGAATTCCCTTCCCCCAGatgcacagacagaaacatggag TGGGCAGAA GGAGTGATGCATGACCTGTGCAGTCGGCTTGAGCAGCCTGAGCCTCCATCTGCACCCACTGGCATGGGGAGCTATCAAGAGGACGAAGCTGTccagcatctgcagcaggaactAAAGAAGTCTGAAGATGACAAGCAGCGGGGGATCTCTGATGTGGATGGTGCAGCCACAAACACGTCAGCATTACTATTAGGAAAACAACACCACTGTCTTTATGCGAACCTGAATGGATTTGAAATGGAGGACAAACAGAAA AATGGCACTGAATATGGGTTCCTTGTGTGTCAGAACGATGAACTCCTTCGAGCCCTTGATGAGCTGGAGAGAACGTGTACCACACTAAGAGAGGAGAATGGCCTGCTG CGGAAGAGCTGTGCaccagagatggaggagaaggtcaAGCGGCTCAGAAGGAAGAACACCGAGCTGGCTGTTCTTGCTAAAAGACTGGAAGAGAGGGCACGTAAACTGCAGGAGGCCAACCTCAAAGTG GTAAATTCCCCCTCTCTAATGAAACCTGGGTCAGTTGAACAATACAAGAGGGCGTTTGCCCGTCAACGAGCTCGTGACCTCGCGCAACACGCTGATACACTGCTGTCGAAGGACAAAGAGATTGGTGCCCTGCAACAGCAGTGCAGGGAGCTGGAGGCACAAGTGGGCACCAGAATG GGCTCTTCTGTTTCATCTGGCAGAGTGGAATTTGAGAGGCTTCTCAGAGAGTCTCAGAGGGAGGTGCTACGACTCCAGAGACAACTGTCGGTCACATCATCCAGGCAGCAGGAAAGCCATAGTCCCAACCCTGATCAACTACACACATGTGGGGTAGCTGAGGTGGAGGGAGATGAGAAG GTTACGGGAAAACCCCCGGTAGTGGTATTAGATGAAGCTCCATCCAAGTGTGAGAAGActcctggagaggaggaggagtcgaGGGAGCAAGTGACGCCCCACCCTGGCCTTAGCCCAGTACCATTCCCACAGGAGCAGCAAAGAGAGGAGCACCATCTGAAGTCTGTG GAAAGTGAGCTAAGCAGCAAGAGAAAAGAATGTGAAAACCTTGAGCATGAAGTAAAGAAGCGACAAAAGCGATGTCTGGATTTA GAGAGCCAGCTCAAGGATGAGTGCAGCAAAAATGAGCAACTAGAGGAGCAGACAGATCTCCTCAGGACGAAGGCAGAGCTGCTCGACCAG acTCAGACTGAGAATGAGGAGCTGAGGGAAGATCTCTCTAAAGTGACCGCTCAACACAATTCAGTTCTCGAGGAGAACGAGAGACTCCGTGCCAAACTGGAGAACCTAGAGCAGGTCCTTAAG CATATGCGAGAGGTCGCCGAGCGAAGGCAGCAGCTTGAACTGGAACATGAGCAGGCATTGGCTATCCTTAAATTCAAACAGGATGAAATCAAACGGTTACAGCGG GCCCAGTTATTTGCTAAGAGGGAGCATGAGGGAGTGGTGCAGATGTTGGAG AGTACACTGGACTGCATGCAG TCAAAAGTACGAGATCTTGAGGAGAAGTGTCGCATCCAGAGCGAACAGTTTGGCCTGCTGTCTCAAGAGCTGGAGAACTTCCGCCTGCAGGCCTCCAAGGTGGATCTCACTGGTTCTATCCTCCTCAACAACCCCAGCTTCTCTGTTTTAACCAATGGAGTTGGGCTGACTACTGAAAGGG ACTGCACTGCTGACTTATTTGATATGGTGTCTCTGGGTGAAATAGCCTTCTGGAGCCTTGAGGGAGGTGACACTCTCTCCTGTCCTGAGG atgtggctgctgctctgcggATGGGAGCAACACCCCATGCTGCAGGCCTGTCTAGGTTGGAGCGCTCACCAGTTACCAAGCACCGTGATCTGCCCACCATCAGCATCAGCAAGCCAGGCTCCACCTCCAGCAAGTCAGAGACTAAAAATGTCAGTCTGCACAAATCAAGTTCCACACATGAG GGGGACACTGCCAGTGAAGTCGAGGAGCTGGATGTTGACATAGCTCCAGCACCTTATACACCCAGCAGAGGGGCAGCCAAACTCCAGGTCTTCATTGCACGATACAG CTACAACCCATATGATGGTCCCAATGACAACCCTGAATTGGAGCTACCTCTCACTGCTGGAGAGTATATCTATGTGTATGGAGATATGGATGATGATGGCTTCTATGAAG GAGAGCTGATGGATGGACGCAGAGGGCTGGTACCATCTAACTTTGTGGAACGTGTATcagatgatgatgtgatgaatgCTCACCCAGGAACAGGAGACATGTCCCATAACTCCTTGCTTGACAGCAGCCTGCATAGTGCCAGCCACCAGCATCACCTCCAAATGGGCGCCAGTGCCTCAGAAAGGACAGAGGCCTCAGCTGCCTCTGGCCCCACCTCAGCCCCCTTAGATTCAGCATCAGCCTTGGCTGTCCTGGCCCCCCTCACCAACGGCCTGGACTTGGATTTAGAGGAGGTGGGAGTGGACACCGTGCCTTACCCAC GTCCTCCCGATGCTCCTCTGGATGTACAGCTGGAGCATGGTCCCTCTCCTGGGATTGCTGTCATCAGTTGGTTGCCAGTCACGATAGATGCTGGTGGGACCTCCAATGGAGTCCGTGTCACTGGATACACCATCTATGCGGACAAGAGAAAG GTGCTGGAAGTGTCTTCCCCAACCGCTGGCAGTGCCCTCCTGGGGCCCTCTCAGATCCAGTCCCTGCATGCAGCTCAAGAACTGACTGTCCGAACAATGTCTGCCCATGGGGAGTCTTGTGACTCTTTTCCAGTTAGTGTTAGGTCCAAGCTAGCTACCATCACGGCAGGTCCACCTGTTGTGCCACCCGTAGCCAGCTCCTCCATAGGTTCCAATAAACTGCCCATGCCATCATCCAATGGAAACGCCACTGCCAAATTGTCCATGCTGCCCTGCTCCTTGCCATCAGACATACAGACCtgtggcctcacagttgagcctgCTGTCAACCATCCTCATGCTCTCCACTCAGAAAATCTTCACTCATCTGCCTCATATGTGAAGGCCTGGGCCAACCCCTCATCCTCTGCTATCTTGGCTGTATGCGAAGCCACATTACCG GTTAGTGTGACCTTGCCTATCACCTCAGCACCTCTTCCAGCCATTGTTCccgcagcagcaccagaaccttCAGCATCTCTTACACAGTCATCAGTtacaccatcagcagcagtgtTGGAGCaaagcagagacacagacagccCTGGAACCATATGCCCTTTCCCATCTATTACAGAGTTCATAGAGGACCCCTGTGCCAAACTTGGGACACCTGAGCCCATCCTTACCCCACCTAAGGCCCCAACCTTCGACCTCCTTAACCTGCAGGACACAAACCTCCTCGGACCACCCCCCACTTTATCACTGGAGTCAGAAGTGGATGAGGAGATACAGAGCACCCGCTTGGTATCCATTGAGGAATTCTTAAGACAGGACCAAGAACCTTACGCTAGAACACAGCAG ACGTACAGCAGAGCACATATGGAGCCACTTAGTGACTATCATGCTGACAACAGCCGTTCAGATCTATCggacatcctggaggaggaggaggagggagacctTTATTCCGACCACCTTAGCGAAAAACAGGGCAGGGGTTACACAGTTGGAGCTAACAGG ACACCAAGGTCAGGTCTTGCAGACAGGGATGAGGAGGTAATGGAGAAGATCCTTACTTTACCTCCTCAAGTGTGCTCCAACAAGCAGCTGTTTAGTATTCCTGAGGTGACCGAGGAGGAGGATAGCAGTCTGGAAGAATATTTATCACACCAAAGCCAGTCTCATTCTAGACCCAGAGATTTAGAACACCTTCTCTACACCCCCCAGCATTACCCCAACCATCACACAAACTGTCCACCACAAAATCCCCAGTTCAACAGAGATCCCAGATCTCTAACCAAAGAgccttcactcacacacaaacggATACTAGTCAGGCCTAAGATACAGCACAGGGTACACTATACAGACATGGTGGACACCCTTAACTTTACTGAAGAAGAAGACATGAGTTTATATGAGGGTCCCACCAGTAGACGGGTTTCACCTTGCTGTCCTCCACAGCCAAACCGTAACAGCAAAGAGAGAGTACTAATCAGAGGGTTAGGGGATCGCCTTAGGAGGGAGGCCATGCTAAGGAGCCAGATGGCCGTCACTGCAGCAACCAACCCCGGTTATGGTCTTACCCTGCCAAGACCCTGCCCGGtcagtaaaacagtaaaatcatCCATCATTCGCGGGGTGGAGATTGATGTGGAGTATGGCACTGACGACAACGAGGAACCGGTGGAGTGTGGTCCTAGGGAGGTTGTGGTGGACCACATGAGCTCTGAGTGGTGGGGAGAGGGGGCTGAAAAGGAACACTGCACCTCCCCTCAGCGCCGAGTGCAGAAGGCCGATCCTCTG GATCTCAGCCAGATTCATCCAGCTGAGGCAGGTCCATCATGGGGAACCGAGGCTGCTTTTACATCTAAACCACTGTGCTCGCAGGCCAGGCAACTCGGAG GTGGTGTTAAGTCCCCAAAGATCCGCATCTTTGTGGCCCTTTTCTCTTATGAGCCTGCCACCATGTCACCCAAtcctgatgctgctgaggaAGAGTTGCCATTCTCTGAAGGACAGATCATTAAA GTTCACGGAGAGAAAGATCCAGATGGCTTTTACAGAGGAGAGTGTTGTGGTCACCTTGGCTTTGTGCCATGCAACATGGTGTCTGAGATccaggtggaggatgaggagatgcggcagcagctgctgcaacagGGCTTTTTGTCCATGTCAGCATCCATGGACAAAATTG GCActcgcacacatgcacagacccCACGTCGCCCTGTTCCACCACCGAAACCGAGACGTTCCAAGAAAG TGGAGTCTGCTGCACTCTGGGAGGAGAGTGTAGACTCCTCCAGCCAAG ACCCAAGTCAATTTGCCACCAACCCCACTACTAGTCGCAACCCAGCTTCAGGAGCCAGCAGGATGGTCGCCATCTTTGACTACGATCCCCGCGAGAGTTCTCCCAACACTGACATAGAG GCGGAGCTGACCTTCAGTGCTGGAGATGTGATTCAAGTGTTTGGGGACATGGATGAAGATGGCTTCTTTTAC GGAGACTTAAATGGACACAAAGGTTTAGTACCTTCTAATTTCTTGCAAGCCCTCCCGGAGGACCTTCCTGCAGAACAGGTCTCTGCTCAGCCTGCACCAGAACCCAAGAGAGAATCACAG ACAACTTCTTCAGAGCTCCAGGATCTTGGATTTCCAGCCCTTGAAGAGACTTTGCCCTCACAAGTAGAGTCAAACAAGCAGACAGATCCTGAGGCCGAAGTGGAAATCCCCACATTAGATGCACTAATAGATCCTGGTCCTGGTGCAAGTCTTGCAGTCTGCTctttgtctccctcccctcgcctcacacagacagactgCTCTTCACAAGGcaagaaaaagagaagcttCTTCTCTAAAGGCAAGAAACTGTTGAGAAAGCTGGGATCCAGCAAGAAGGACTGA